A genomic segment from Triticum dicoccoides isolate Atlit2015 ecotype Zavitan chromosome 1A, WEW_v2.0, whole genome shotgun sequence encodes:
- the LOC119356857 gene encoding probable E3 ubiquitin ligase SUD1: protein MAASAAEATDPPPETPLTAPRGRGNDGVGGRVEELCCVCRLPADPVRRLAPLSDGNFVHYDCRCEVCERKALRLSVWEFMAGLPGKLTSLLLPLFFAVCVLGETVMHLITLQTWRLVFASTFAEVYHLVSLRLSATSIIALVSFLAAFANRFAPFAVAPFARWVKRLETRCQGWWGIDGWQVFQLFTVEACLVVLIADMAVACIFGLLPFSLGRIILWCKPSFNFNSVDEVDSYTSTSTTILVGYGYIFSVGVFFVGLNTFREYLTGERLTIAILFRKLSGIFFRGILRSIIGANSGVNLLYIYILHPLFIGWLLDMCTSKLFGATMSQRFKFLIVPSFSSMALHWFTGRNILSLRNRVFVFLRKVLKLGIRICFIRHNIYEPFYIFYFKRLPGLFDDIIFIALVILVPTKIAVQLEPEEFPLDITYFDRPAEGTSFWQGPRYYAEALSGILYLRFLTDNTVLYLEWLVWRVRCYWLFTAGDALWNIVSPREHYDSSDEVNNRRKFVVVQTMPQVVLSWLAVVIFNSAMLLSSISIGRTLVFAVPELIVRAQMKSNDLFAIATGYGIVSIVIAASRDAFVRVAYGGTSTVCCQIVFIPLWIGLLVDLTLLSPFIGPGNGVPVLDFFCTWALGRITQIYGIRLARRYKVRGRLPSLADSIENYWTGDKLESLSKMGPFATKLVVALGVPYVLAKGVFPRLGYPAAVNSMVYHFAWLGCITFYALCYLTKINSHSN, encoded by the exons ATGGCTGCCTCCGCCGCCGAAGCCACCGACCCCCCGCCGGAGACGCCGCTCACAGCGCCGCGCGGCCGCGGAAACGACGGCGTGGGTGGGAGGGTGGAGGAGCTGTGCTGCGTCTGCCGCCTCCCCGCCGATCCGGTCCGCAGGCTGGCCCCCCTGAGCGACGGCAATTTCGTCCACTACGACTGCCGCTGCGAG GTGTGCGAGCGCAAAGCCCTTAGGCTGTCCGTGTGGGAGTTCATGGCGGGCTTGCCAGGCAAGCTCACGAGCCTGCTGCTCCCCCTCTTCTTTGCCGTCTGTGTCCTCGGTGAAACAGTCATGCACCTCATCACCTTACAAACTTGGCGCCTCGTTTTCGCCAGCACCTTTGCTGAAGTGTACCATCTGGTCTCCCTCCGCCTCTCTGCCACCTCAATCATCGCTTTGGTATCGTTCCTTGCTGCATTTGCGAATAGGTTTGCGCCGTTTGCCGTGGCTCCATTTGCGCGCTGGGTTAAACGCCTAGAAACCCGGTGTCAGGGATGGTGGGGCATTGATGGCTGGCAAGTCTTCCAGCTATTTACTGTTGAAGCCTGCTTGGTg GTGTTAATAGCTGACATGGCTGttgcttgtatttttggtttaCTCCCATTCTCACTTGGAAGGATAATTTTATGGTGCAAGCCGTCTTTCAATTTTAACAGTGTGGATGAAGTCGACTCCTATACTTCAACTTCAACAACTATTCTGGTTGGATATGGATATATCTTTTCTGTGGGCGTATTTTTTGTTGGGCTGAATACTTTTCGTGAATACTTGACCGGGGAGCGCCTTACGATTGCAATTCTCTTTAGAAAGCTTTCTGGTATATTCTTCAGAGGGATCTTGCGTTCAATCATTGGTGCCAATAGTGGTGTTAATCttttatacatatatatactaCACCCATTGTTCATTGGTTGGTTGCTTGATATGTGCACTTCAAAATTGTTTGGTGCAACAATGTCTCAGAGGTTCAAATTTCTGATTGTGCCATCGTTTTCTTCTATGGCTCTTCACTGGTTTACTGGACGCAACATTTTGAGTCTGCGCAACAGAGTCTTCGTATTTCTCCGCAAG GTATTGAAGCTAGGAATTAGGATTTGCTTTATCCGACATAATATTTATGAACCATTCTATATATTCTATTTCAAGAGGCTTCCTGGCCTTTTTGACGACATTATATTCATTGCTCTAGTAATCCTTGTTCCTACTAAAATTGCTGTCCAGTTGGAACCTGAGGAGTTCCCGCTAGACATCAC CTACTTCGATCGTCCTGCTGAGGGCACATCATTCTGgcaagggccacggtactacgcagAGGCACTTTCTGGTATTCTTTATCTCAGGTTTCTCACTGACAATACAGTTTTATACCTCGAGTGGTTAGTCTGGAGGGTAAGATGCTATTGGCTCTTCACTGCTGGAGATGCCCTGTGGAACATTGTCTCACCGAGGGAACATTATGATAGCAGCGATGAAGTTAACAATAGAAG GAAATTTGTTGTTGTTCAAACAATGCCACAGGTGGTGCTATCATGGTTGGCAGTTGTGATATTCAATTCTGCTATGCTTTTATCTTCAATATCTATTGGCCGTACATTGGTATTTGCCGTCCCTGAGCTGATAGTACGAGCTCAAATGAAGTCCAATG ATCTGTTTGCTATTGCCACTGGATATGGCATAGTATCAATTGTTATTGCCGCCTCTAGAGATGCATTTGTTCGCGTGGCTTATGGGG GAACTTCAACTGTCTGTTGCCAGATTGTGTTCATTCCTCTTTGGATCGGTTTGCTGGTTGATTTAACACTGCTTTCACCCTTCATCGGGCCTGGTAATGGTGTTCCAGTTCTAGACTTTTTCTGCACTTGGGCCCTGGGGCGGATAACACAGATTTATGGGATAAGATTG GCTCGTCGGTACAAAGTCAGAGGCAGGCTCCCTTCCCTGGCTGATTCCATTGAGAACTATTGGACCGGAGACAAGCTGGAATCTCTTTCAAAGATGGGACCTTTTGCAACGAAGCTAGTCGTTGCTCTGGGTGTTCCTTATGTGCTCGCCAAGGGTGTCTTCCCAAGACTAGGCTACCCAGCTGCTGTAAACTCCATGGTCTACCATTTCGCGTGGTTGGGCTGCATCACCTTCTATGCGCTCTGCTATCTCACGAAG ATAAATTCCCATTCTAATTAG